From Butyricimonas paravirosa, one genomic window encodes:
- a CDS encoding chromate transporter, whose product MASYWQIFISFFKIGSFTLGGGYAMIPLIQQEVVDKKGWLKESEFVEMMAIAQSAPGPIALNTAIFVGYKARGIKGVIFSSLGTILPSFIVILLIAIIFTDFKNNPGVERVFKGIRPAVVALIAAPLYKMGKSAGVTRKTIIFPVIAALLVWLLNLSPIYIIIAAILGGLLYGKITHKL is encoded by the coding sequence ATGGCTTCATACTGGCAAATATTTATCTCGTTTTTCAAGATCGGTTCTTTCACGCTAGGAGGTGGTTATGCGATGATACCACTCATCCAGCAAGAAGTCGTGGATAAAAAAGGTTGGCTAAAAGAGAGCGAATTCGTGGAGATGATGGCAATAGCCCAATCCGCCCCTGGACCGATTGCACTGAACACGGCCATTTTCGTGGGTTACAAGGCACGAGGAATTAAAGGGGTCATTTTTTCCAGCCTCGGAACCATCCTCCCCTCTTTCATCGTAATCCTGTTAATCGCCATCATTTTCACAGATTTCAAAAACAACCCCGGAGTAGAACGAGTATTCAAAGGCATCCGCCCGGCAGTCGTGGCCCTCATCGCTGCCCCTTTATACAAAATGGGTAAGTCGGCAGGAGTCACCCGTAAAACCATCATTTTCCCGGTCATTGCCGCCCTACTCGTCTGGTTACTCAACCTCTCGCCGATATATATCATCATCGCCGCCATCCTAGGTGGCCTCCTTTACGGCAAAATCACCCACAAACTCTAA
- a CDS encoding toxin-antitoxin system YwqK family antitoxin, whose protein sequence is MKKSTKRKIIVVLGLFVVVGLIVWFGIFRKVGRFDTLQAVPVDAVFKVNIVSVNSVHERLHRNFIWKSLKNYPYFEEYHSNLQYVDSLANTYPKLKRILTDRPVTISCHQVGLNKYDFLYVCDLGKLNVIQVFETLLLKLVQDDEIKIKTIKDPNGEIREIRWADWRFFFTIKDNLLIGSSSHALVARSLARCKTKKEVQEVVVSGDIMLDLDHRQLGKWVTSVMEASAVADEFSLLKNTRLMMQLNDKSLRFVGETRPDPNKYSLLDVVSFLEGGSSNLETIAGENTAAYVSFCFPSFKDAENLLLENYKVNSLQSYTEMKKSLDRLNKFLNMDVLEVFTSWIGGEVAIIKPRLENDQKTDHIVLAIRAKEIHLAKDQMAYLAEQIQWKTPIRERAMEFNGHTIHYFRLKGFFQLFFGGMFERFERPYYTFLGDYVVFSNSPATLAEMIKEYVLGNTLENDEKHTRLKGQLGSRKNVFGYVQTPNTYEYLYDSFKAGSQESLEKNRGAFLSFETIGFSLSKEGGIFETQIIANYNDKAPEEYKMRELNRQFENQVNKIEAGFYYPVIPDSIAVSNQEYYEYKSEQAIFKGALKDGEPDGVWCVFNVAGKLLGQFPYGDGKIDGVAPFFYENGDLLAQVTYKNGVIAGYKEFFPDGTLRTEIVYRKGVRHGTAKFYYNTGHLFCEGRYKNGRQTGKWRYYKVTGEKLY, encoded by the coding sequence ATGAAAAAAAGTACGAAAAGAAAGATAATTGTTGTTTTGGGCCTGTTTGTGGTAGTCGGCCTGATCGTGTGGTTCGGGATTTTCCGCAAGGTGGGGAGGTTTGATACTTTGCAGGCGGTACCCGTGGATGCGGTCTTTAAGGTGAATATTGTGTCTGTAAATAGCGTGCATGAACGGTTGCACCGGAATTTTATCTGGAAATCGTTGAAAAATTATCCCTATTTCGAAGAGTATCATTCGAATTTGCAATACGTGGATTCCTTGGCGAATACCTATCCTAAATTAAAAAGGATATTAACTGATCGTCCGGTAACAATTTCATGTCATCAGGTGGGGTTGAACAAATACGATTTCCTGTACGTTTGTGATTTGGGGAAATTGAACGTGATTCAGGTGTTTGAAACGTTACTGCTGAAATTGGTGCAGGATGACGAGATAAAAATAAAGACGATCAAGGACCCGAACGGGGAGATCCGGGAGATTCGCTGGGCTGACTGGCGATTCTTTTTCACGATCAAGGATAATCTGCTGATCGGTTCATCGTCTCATGCTCTGGTGGCTCGTTCTCTGGCTCGGTGTAAGACGAAGAAGGAGGTGCAGGAAGTGGTGGTTTCAGGGGATATAATGCTTGATCTTGATCATCGGCAGTTGGGAAAATGGGTTACTTCGGTCATGGAGGCATCGGCGGTGGCAGATGAATTTTCATTGTTGAAAAATACCCGTTTAATGATGCAGTTGAATGACAAATCTCTTCGTTTTGTCGGGGAAACGAGACCCGATCCTAATAAGTATTCTTTGTTGGATGTAGTTAGTTTCTTGGAAGGAGGTTCTTCTAACCTGGAGACGATCGCGGGTGAGAATACGGCAGCTTATGTTTCTTTTTGTTTTCCTTCTTTCAAGGATGCGGAAAATTTGCTGTTGGAGAATTACAAGGTGAATAGCCTGCAATCTTACACGGAAATGAAGAAATCACTGGATCGGTTGAATAAATTTCTGAATATGGACGTGTTGGAGGTGTTTACATCTTGGATTGGTGGGGAGGTGGCAATTATCAAACCCCGTTTGGAGAACGATCAGAAGACGGACCATATCGTGCTGGCGATACGAGCAAAAGAGATTCATCTGGCCAAGGATCAAATGGCTTATCTGGCCGAACAGATTCAATGGAAGACTCCTATCCGGGAGAGAGCGATGGAGTTTAACGGTCACACGATTCATTATTTCCGATTAAAAGGTTTTTTCCAGCTTTTCTTCGGGGGGATGTTCGAACGATTTGAACGCCCTTATTATACATTTTTGGGTGATTATGTCGTTTTTAGTAATTCTCCTGCCACACTCGCCGAGATGATTAAAGAGTACGTGCTGGGAAACACATTGGAGAATGACGAGAAGCATACGCGTTTAAAAGGGCAGTTGGGAAGTCGGAAGAACGTGTTCGGTTACGTGCAGACGCCCAATACATACGAGTATTTATATGATTCTTTCAAGGCGGGTTCCCAAGAGAGTCTGGAGAAGAACAGAGGGGCATTTCTGAGTTTTGAAACGATCGGTTTCTCGTTATCCAAGGAGGGAGGAATTTTTGAGACTCAGATTATAGCGAATTATAATGATAAGGCTCCCGAGGAGTACAAAATGCGAGAGTTAAATCGTCAATTTGAGAATCAGGTAAACAAGATCGAGGCAGGTTTTTATTATCCCGTGATTCCCGATAGTATTGCGGTGAGTAATCAAGAGTATTACGAGTACAAGTCAGAACAGGCCATTTTCAAAGGGGCTCTGAAGGATGGAGAGCCGGATGGCGTGTGGTGCGTGTTTAATGTCGCGGGAAAGTTGCTCGGACAATTTCCGTATGGCGACGGAAAGATAGACGGGGTTGCTCCGTTTTTTTACGAGAACGGGGATTTGTTGGCTCAGGTGACTTATAAGAACGGGGTGATTGCGGGCTATAAGGAGTTTTTTCCGGACGGGACACTTCGTACGGAGATCGTATATCGGAAAGGTGTACGACACGGCACGGCAAAGTTTTATTATAATACCGGGCATTTGTTCTGTGAAGGACGTTACAAGAACGGGCGACAGACCGGAAAATGGCGGTATTATAAAGTAACGGGGGAAAAACTTTATTAA